CAGCAGGAATGCCCAGCTGGGATGCATCAATCAGAGGACAATCTTTTGGAACTTTGCAGGAACTGCTGCTACATCTCGTTTGGCATGTGATATATGAAACACTGATTTAGGTCATTTATATGTTTCCAGGCATTCATGGCACCAGAAAAGAAATTTTacagaaaatctgtttttatgtggaTTTCCAAGTGGTACACAAAAACCTGCACAGTAATGAAGAATAGTCGCTAGAAGGTTTTTATACTTGAGGGAGGCAGTGAAgttcaaatgttattttattgcCCCCGCTGGTATAATAGCACCAACTGAAGCATTAACACCACCTACTGTTTATCTTTATGAACCAGCTCCTACTATTCACATAACGGTAACGGAAGAAATGCTACATCTGGACAGAAACCTGGCCAACCATGTAAACCAGACTGACAGAAGCAAGTTGCATCTCTGGACATAACAGCCTGTTTTgtttagaaaaagaaatcaccCAGTAAAATGAGATGAGAGACATAATAGACACAAAGGTAGACATGACCGACAGACTGTCATGGTTCCCAAATAAACGCTCCTTGTGACTTAGTGATCCCCTGAGTGCCACCACCACGTCTAGTGCCACCACGAGGTTCACGTTtgtggttcagactgaaacaactactggatgggTGGCCATGAAATTTGACAGAGGTTCATGTTCCACTCAGGACGAATTGTGATAACTTTGGTGACATTTCATCCGGCGCTCTAAGGCTCAAAGgtcaaattattattatgaccAAATAATGAGATTGATACCAACAGCTCAGCTGTAATAAGCACTGTGACAGCCGACCCTGTTCTCCCCTTTGACAGTCCTTCCTTTGAGTTCTGCATAGGTTacaggaaacaacaaacaacaaaatgtacttaaaagtTTACTTTAATAACTTTACTTTACTAGTACATGGTTTGCATGCATACATTCATATGTCAAAATGGTGTACACATCTGTCTACAGATGTTTGATTGTAACAATTTTAGAATAAATTTATGTAACAGTGTTCCACAGTAAAActtcattaaacacaaaatcaaaacagcatcaaatcAACAGCATAGATTAAGTCATgaatatgatataaataaaataaaataaagacagagtTCAATTAAGTTTAAATACCAAAGGCAGTATAATTATGAAAAagtcttttaaaaaacatataaGGTGCTCAGGAAGGGCATATATCCAGTATATACCTGTCTATCTAACTCTGGTGCCTTCATTGTCATTCAGAGAAGCTTCATAAATAACTTATTCAGTAAACTGGTCTAGAAGTTAGTGCACGACAAGAAGTAGCTGTTCCTCAGCACACGGAACAACCTCCCAGACCTCAGGCTGTACTCAAACATGTGGGGTCCACTGTAGATGTAAGTAAAACCTGCAGAACAAAGGCTCAGTGTCACTTTCTGTGCAAACGTTTACAGTAGTCTTCGCTTGTAAAACTCAGAAGTTTTGAATGCTACTCACCTCTGTACTGGAACGCTGCAGTCACCTTGCTGGTCAGGCCGGGGAGGATCTGATCCACTGGCTGAGGGAATCCCTCGTCCATAGTCTTTTTGGCCTCATCATAACTGAGGATACACAGAAAGCAATTAGACTGATTCACCATCCGTAAATCATCACCACCCCTAAGTCAATCACCTGAATCTATGCCACATCACAGTATTTGAACATACCTGTAGTAATAACTGCCTACAAAGAACAGAGTCTTTCTAGATTCCACATCATAGAGCGCCGCATCAATTTTCGTCACGCTTTTGGGCAGGCCAAAGCTTGAAATTGATTTCGGATAGCCATGTACAAGATCATAGCCATTGAAAGCCCAAACTCTGCGATCTGTATAGAGATTAAAAGAACAGATTTTTAGGACATGCATATAAAGGTATATAATGTAGTCTTAAATAAATGGTCATATTAGGAGCTTTAGGTAGATACAGAGAACAAATACAGTACTTTTAAAGAGTAAGACATTGTCTGACTGTTGGCTCTCATAAGCAGCGTCGATGTTGGTGGGGGCATCGGACCAGAAGTTTGTAATGAGACTTTGCTGAGGTGTCCTGCTCTGAGGGTAGCTACGCCAGAAGAAGCTGAGAAGACACAAGAACAGAAATGAGTCTGTAAGTCAGCTCTTGTGTGAAGAGAAAACTCTCCAAATGGACTCCAGCACTCTGTGTGTCTCCAATACCTGTCTTTGAAGAAGAGCATCTCTCCTCGCAGGCTAGCCACAGCATCCAAGACCATGGTGGAGTCACAGGCATCAGGGGTGGTGGGGGGCTCGGGTCCAGGCTGAACAGGGTCCTTGTCTGGGTTTGGACCTGGAAGTTAAATCAAATCAGCATCTTATTGCAACAAAGCATGACGTTTTCAAAGGTTGTGCGGaagtttttcattcatttcattcatttttggtGCTGTTTGTGAAATCAATAATCTAGCCAGTTAGTACTCACCATAGAGAGACTGGATGCCGTTGACATCATCCCGGGGCAGAACGAAGGTGTCAGGGTTTCTGTAACTGTACACAGGGTACATGAGAGCACCAGGATCGGTAGAGTGAGACAAGCCCAGGGAGTGGCCAAACTCATGGGCAGCCACCATGAAGAGGACGTAGCctacagcagaaaacacagagctaCAGGTCAGTTCCAGCTCCTCTCCATttaaaacatacacagacagagtaCTTAGTAAGTAAAAGAGACACCATACAGAGCATCACTAACAAACTAACCTGTGTTTGAGCGGAAAGTGAaggtttcatcatcatcaaaatgagCGTCTCCTCCAATGCCAGGGGCTGGGGCGAAGGCGTGGGCCAGAGTTCCATCAGGGCCATCAAAGGGGTAAAAATCACCGTGGGCTGTTGGAAAGAACGTATTCATGTCACGTGTTGTAAATCAAATAGAGGACAGCAAGAACAGCAACCATCCAATGTGATTCAAGACACAGATGCCTTATGGGACATCACGTACAATGAACTAAGCACAGAGAGAGGATCTAACTGAGGAAGACACGGGAAAAGTTCTTTTG
This window of the Pempheris klunzingeri isolate RE-2024b chromosome 14, fPemKlu1.hap1, whole genome shotgun sequence genome carries:
- the LOC139213405 gene encoding collagenase 3-like; its protein translation is MKTFNLCILLSLAAAVYCVPIPHVTVQDEHFAESYLKKFFNLTEQSGPTIRRGISPLNQKLSEMQQFFGLQITGTLDADTLAMMKKPRCGVPDGNIGSFSTFGNNLKWEKNSLTYRIENYTPDMSVPEIDDSIEKALQVWAKVTPLRFTRIYSGTADIMISFGRQAHGDFYPFDGPDGTLAHAFAPAPGIGGDAHFDDDETFTFRSNTGYVLFMVAAHEFGHSLGLSHSTDPGALMYPVYSYRNPDTFVLPRDDVNGIQSLYGPNPDKDPVQPGPEPPTTPDACDSTMVLDAVASLRGEMLFFKDSFFWRSYPQSRTPQQSLITNFWSDAPTNIDAAYESQQSDNVLLFKNRRVWAFNGYDLVHGYPKSISSFGLPKSVTKIDAALYDVESRKTLFFVGSYYYSYDEAKKTMDEGFPQPVDQILPGLTSKVTAAFQYRGFTYIYSGPHMFEYSLRSGRLFRVLRNSYFLSCTNF